One Cucurbita pepo subsp. pepo cultivar mu-cu-16 chromosome LG20, ASM280686v2, whole genome shotgun sequence genomic window carries:
- the LOC111783094 gene encoding 40S ribosomal protein S14-2-like, whose translation MSGSRRKTREPKEETVTLGPAVREGEHVFGVAHIFASFNDTFIHVTDLSGRETLVRITGGMKVKADRDESSPYAAMLAAQDVSQRCKELGITALHIKLRATGGNKTKTPGPGAQSALRALARSGMRIGRIEDVTPIPTDSTRRKGGRRGRRL comes from the exons ATG TCTGGCTCAAGGAGGAAGACCAGGGAACCCAAGGAAGAAACTGTGACTCTTGGACCAGCTGTGAGGGAGGGCGAGCATGTGTTTGGCGTGGCTCACATTTTTGCCTCATTTAACGATACATTTATT CATGTGACTGATCTTTCTGGAAGGGAAACCCTTGTCCGCATTACAG gtGGTATGAAGGTGAAAGCTGACAGGGATGAGTCCTCCCCATACGCAGCTATGCTTGCAGCACAGGATGTTTCTCAGAGATGCAAG GAACTTGGTATCACTGCCCTTCACATTAAACTGCGTGCTACTGGAGGAAACAAGACTAAAACACCTGGCCCAGGTGCCCAGTCTGCACTTCGTGCTCTTGCTCGTTCTGGAATGCGAATTGGTCGCATAG AGGACGTGACTCCAATTCCAACAGACAGCACTCGCAGAAAGggtggaagaagaggaagaaggctGTAA
- the LOC111783598 gene encoding phospho-N-acetylmuramoyl-pentapeptide-transferase homolog — translation MLSSSHTLNLRLHDHHRRSRLFRWQSWFDNPVATRNSTSFSMARFYTDLYYGVKLRTLTVHKTRHYQPRCITEVRAFDQDSFDFGIPSLDHFSDNEGTTSGFEPLSSDGDDSDSDMMLNPVSDIDLPTVSVQHDDALTVAAHRMAMLSRGRQKHRIRHGLFTNTGLIAFLTALLLYVDWCAWRTVRLPLGPFHLTGPFLISAFLAACAGYIFVPVLYQLKVYQITRQERPVRHALKRKTPTMGGLFFVPIGIAVAKHFTGFSSAEVSGASLATLAFFAIGMVDDILSLIRTHKCGLSAWIKIFLQAAVGMWFSFWLQDASISSPYSMKMLIPMPAPLGLVFLGKCYMWLTSFCFVSMGYGINQTDGLDGLAGGTAALAFIGMAIAVLPISSDLSIFGASMSGACVGFLLHNRFKASVFMGDTGSFALGGALAAMAACSGMFFPLFISSLVFVLETSSVILQAVYFKMTKKFHGAGRRIFQMVPFHHHLELCGIKEPFIVAGAYTVSSILALVAGYVGLISA, via the exons atgctttcttcttctcatacTTTGAATCTTCGTCTCCACGATCACCACCGTCGTTCAAGGCTCTTCCGATGGCAGTCGTGGTTCGACAATCCCGTAGCTACAAGGAATTCCACCAGTTTTTCGATGGCGCGTTTCTATACAGATTTGTATTACGGCGTCAAG CTAAGAACATTGACGGTTCATAAGACTCGGCACTATCAACCACGTTGCATTACTGAAGTTAGAGCCTTCGATCAG GATTCATTTGATTTTGGCATACCCTCGCTTGACCACTTCAGTGACAATGAGGGGACTACTTCTGGATTTGAGCCTCTATCCAGTGATGGCGATGACAGCGATTCAGATATGATGCTAAATCCAGTTTCAGATATTGATTTGCCTACTGTATCAGTGCAACACGATGATGCATTGACAGTGGCTGCCCACCGGATGGCAATGCTCAGTAGAGGACGTCAGAAACACAG GATCAGACATGGTCTTTTTACAAATACAGGGCTGATAGCTTTCTTGACGGCTCTTCTTCTCTATGTGGATTGGTGTGCGTGGCGAACTGTTCGACTCCCTCTAGGGCCATTTCATCTTACTGGCCCTTTTTTGATATCGGCCTTTTTAGCCGCATGTGCAGGCTATATTTTTGTTCCAGTACTCTATCAGCTTAAGGTTTACCAAATTACGAGGCAAGAAAGACCTGTTAGACACGCGTTAAAGAGAAAGACGCCTACTATGGGTGGATTGTTTTTTGTGCCAATTGGTATAGCTGTTGCTAAACACTTTACTGGTTTTTCTTCCGCTGAAGTTTCTGGAGCATCACTGGCAACTTTAGCATTTTTTGCTATTGGAATGGTAGATGATATCTTAAGCTTAATCAGGACTCACAAGTGTGGTTTGAGTGCGTGGATCAAAATTTTTCTGCAG GCAGCTGTTGGaatgtggttttctttttggctCCAAGATGCAAGTATATCATCTCCTTACAGCAT GAAAATGTTGATTCCTATGCCTGCACCTCTTGGCCTTGTATTCCTTGGAAAATGCTACATGTGGTTGACttcgttttgttttgtttccatGGGATATGGAATAAACCAGACGGATGGTCTTGATGGACTTGCTGGCGGGACTGCTGCATTGGCCTTCATTGGGATGGCTATTGCGGTGCTTCCAATATCTTCTG ACCTTTCCATATTTGGAGCATCAATGTCTGGAGCTTGTGTTGGTTTTCTTTTGCACAACCGATTTAAGGCCTCTGTATTTATGGGTGATACTGGATCCTTTGCACTCGGTGGAGCATTAGCTGCAATGGCTGCCTGCAGTGGAATGTTTTTCCCACTATTCATCTCTTCACTAGTTTTTGTATTAGAAACATCATCAGTTATCTTGCAG GCGGTATACTTCAAGATGACAAAAAAGTTCCATGGAGCTGGGCGTCGCATTTTCCAAATGGTGCCATTTCATCATCACCTGGAGTTATGTGGCATCAAAGAACCATTCATTGTTGCTGGGGCGTATACAGTATCGTCCATCTTGGCACTGGTCGCAGGTTATGTTGGCCTTATTTCAGCCTAG
- the LOC111782490 gene encoding prefoldin subunit 6-like, which produces MGSTSAVRELQRELETKANDLSKLQKDIAKNHQIRKKYTIQLGENELVLKELDLLKDDANVYKLIGPVLVKQDLAEANANVRKRIDYISAELKRLDSALQDLEEKQNSKRDAILKLQQRIQSQQAGKAKV; this is translated from the exons ATGGGTTCCACAAGTGCTGTTCGAGAGCTACAGCGCGAGCTGGAGACGAAAGCCAACGATCTCAGCAAGCTACAGAAAG ATATTGCGAAGAACCACCAAATTAGGAAGAAGTACACTATTCAGCTGGGTGAGAACGAGCTCGTCCTTAAG GAATTGGATCTACTTAAAGATGACGCAAATGTATATAAACTGATTGGTCCAGTGCTCGTTAAGCAAGATTTGGCAGAAGCAAATGCCAATGTTCGCAAGAGAATTGATTACATTTCTGCAGAatt GAAACGTCTTGATTCAGCCCTTCAAGATTTGGAAGAGAAGCAAAATAGCAAGAGAGATGCG ATATTGAAGTTACAGCAGAGGATTCAATCTCAGCAGGCTGGAAAAGCTAAAGTGTAA